From Echinicola soli, a single genomic window includes:
- the uvrC gene encoding excinuclease ABC subunit UvrC produces the protein MQSPSYSPEEYNKLPDVPGVYKYYNDDSKLIYVGKAKSLKKRVASYFVKSTGLNLKTRRMVKEIRRIEFTIVNSEFDALLLENNLIKKNQPRYNILLKDDKTYPYLLLTKEHFPQLYPTRKLIPSRGTYYGPFASVKAMNNVLELIRSLFTIRTCKLDLNPYKIAEQKYKVCLEYHIGNCLGPCEGLQGEPDYMKDIDQAKNILKGNLGVPKAYFKSRMHEAAQNLAFEKAQRIKDKLDLLEKYQAKSLVTNPHVTDLDVFAIVSADKFAFVNYLNIKNGAINITKTVELKKKLDETEQELLLTAIFHLKDQFQSDAKEILSNIDLDEPIEGLHLTVPKIGDKRKLVELSLKNAMYYKKEKALLSGKAKEKKNRVLLQLQKDLSLKDIPDHIECFDNSNIQGNYPVASMVCFLDGKPAKKEYRHFHVKTVEGPDDFASMTEIVGRRYKRLIKEDKPLPKLIVIDGGKGQLSAAVEALKSLGIYGQVPIIGIAKKLEEIYFPGDSFPLHIDKKSESLRLIQRTRDEAHRFAITFHRDIRSKDAFKTALDTIEGIGPSTSNKLLKHFKSLKKIREASEDDLAEIIGKDKASRIINFIKLESR, from the coding sequence ATGCAAAGCCCTTCATACAGCCCTGAAGAATACAATAAGCTCCCTGATGTACCTGGGGTATACAAATATTACAATGATGACAGCAAGCTCATCTATGTAGGCAAGGCTAAGAGCCTCAAAAAACGGGTAGCCAGCTATTTCGTAAAGAGTACTGGACTAAACCTTAAAACACGACGAATGGTCAAAGAAATCCGTCGGATCGAATTTACCATTGTCAATTCGGAGTTTGATGCTTTGCTGCTGGAAAATAACCTGATCAAAAAAAACCAACCTCGGTATAATATCCTCCTAAAGGACGACAAAACATACCCCTACTTGTTGCTTACCAAGGAGCATTTCCCTCAGCTCTATCCCACCCGTAAGCTCATTCCTTCCAGAGGCACCTACTATGGCCCTTTTGCCAGTGTCAAGGCTATGAACAACGTGTTGGAACTGATCAGGAGTCTTTTTACAATACGTACTTGTAAGCTAGATCTAAATCCGTATAAAATCGCTGAGCAGAAATACAAAGTCTGTTTGGAATACCATATCGGTAATTGCCTGGGACCATGTGAAGGCTTACAGGGCGAACCTGACTATATGAAAGACATCGATCAGGCAAAGAACATCCTCAAAGGCAACCTTGGAGTGCCAAAGGCCTACTTTAAAAGCAGAATGCACGAAGCTGCCCAAAACCTAGCTTTTGAAAAAGCCCAGCGAATTAAGGACAAACTGGATCTGCTCGAAAAATACCAGGCCAAATCACTGGTGACCAACCCCCACGTCACGGACCTGGATGTCTTTGCCATTGTCTCTGCGGATAAATTTGCCTTTGTCAATTACCTAAACATCAAAAACGGGGCGATCAACATCACCAAAACCGTAGAGCTCAAGAAGAAACTCGACGAAACCGAACAAGAACTCCTTCTCACGGCCATCTTCCACCTGAAGGATCAGTTCCAAAGTGATGCAAAGGAGATCCTCAGTAATATTGACCTGGATGAACCTATCGAAGGATTGCACCTTACCGTGCCTAAAATAGGGGACAAGCGAAAGCTGGTCGAACTTTCCCTTAAAAATGCCATGTACTACAAAAAGGAAAAGGCATTGCTCAGCGGAAAGGCCAAAGAAAAGAAAAACAGGGTATTGCTCCAACTCCAAAAAGATCTCTCCCTTAAGGATATTCCTGATCATATCGAGTGCTTTGACAATTCCAATATACAAGGCAACTATCCTGTAGCCAGCATGGTGTGTTTTCTGGACGGAAAGCCCGCCAAAAAAGAATACAGGCACTTCCATGTCAAAACAGTAGAAGGGCCTGACGACTTTGCGAGTATGACAGAGATCGTAGGCAGAAGGTATAAAAGACTCATCAAGGAAGACAAGCCCCTTCCAAAACTCATTGTGATCGATGGTGGAAAAGGTCAACTTTCTGCAGCAGTGGAAGCCTTAAAATCCTTGGGCATCTACGGACAAGTACCTATCATCGGCATTGCCAAAAAACTGGAAGAGATCTATTTTCCTGGTGACTCATTTCCACTACATATCGACAAAAAATCTGAATCATTGCGTCTTATCCAGCGCACCAGGGACGAAGCCCACCGTTTTGCCATCACCTTTCACAGGGATATCCGCAGCAAAGACGCTTTTAAGACAGCACTTGATACCATCGAGGGCATTGGTCCCTCTACTTCCAATAAACTCTTAAAGCATTTCAAATCCTTGAAAAAAATCAGGGAAGCTTCTGAAGATGACCTTGCCGAGATCATTGGCAAAGACAAGGCCAGTAGGATCATCAACTTTATAAAACTGGAAAGCAGGTAA